One genomic region from Nitrospira sp. encodes:
- a CDS encoding PQQ-dependent sugar dehydrogenase produces the protein MRKDETLVWIWVGICTALVCLFSPTAALAEGATLPTLPTGFSESVVFSGLTQPTAVRFSPDGRVFVAEKSGLIKVFTSLSDPTPTVFHDLRTKVHNFWDRGLLGLALHPNFPTIPSVYVLYTYDKDPNNPQVPRWGTAGATSDGCPTPPGSTSNGCVVSGRLSRLEMSSGNVSTGTESVLIEGWGQQYPSHSVGTIMFGMDGALYASAGDGASFTFADYGQGGCLAPCQPNDTPPNPLGDPPVGIGELQTSPTAEGGATRSQSLRRVSGPTVLDGAIIRVDPTTGAGLPDNPSSASADPNARRIVGYGFRNPFRFTFRPGTTELWVGDVGWNRWEEINRIPNPLAPSVRNFGWPCYEGSVLQQPGYVPLKLNICESLYSQAGGHTAPYFAYSHSEKVVAGETCPTGSSSITGLAFYQGSTYPAAYQGALFFADYSRNCIWVMFKGADGLPDPATMATFVAGAASPVELQIGPGGDLFYVDLSGGTVRRIQFTRGNQTPTAVIQATPSSGPAPLTVTFSSTGSSDPDGDPISYSWNFGDGGTSTQPNPIHTYGSIGTFTAVLTVTDSLGASSKDQVTISAGNSKPTAFIDAPAATTQWKVDQSITFTGHATDPNQGTLPPSAFLWEIILHHCPSNCHTHSIQNFSDVTTSSFSTFDHDYPSHIEIKLTVTDAGGLTDTKSVLLYPRTVALNFESTPSGLQLTVGSSSSLTPFTRTVILGSTNSVSAVTPQAMGGTNYEFVSWSDGGNQSHNIVGTAAATYIATYEVATEPIPSPTPSPTPSGDVGGGGCTLNRSGTGDALLPLLFLIVLGLFFLRIKRRVNKADRTSV, from the coding sequence ATGAGAAAGGATGAGACCCTCGTCTGGATTTGGGTTGGGATCTGTACAGCGTTGGTGTGTCTCTTCAGTCCTACGGCTGCTCTAGCCGAAGGCGCCACCTTGCCAACCTTGCCGACCGGGTTCTCCGAGTCCGTTGTCTTCTCAGGGTTAACGCAGCCGACGGCAGTTCGCTTTTCACCGGATGGGCGGGTGTTCGTTGCGGAGAAAAGCGGACTCATCAAGGTCTTCACCTCGCTCTCCGACCCCACACCCACGGTGTTTCATGACCTCCGGACGAAGGTGCATAACTTTTGGGACCGGGGACTGCTCGGGCTGGCCCTGCATCCGAATTTCCCGACGATTCCCTCGGTCTACGTCCTCTATACCTATGACAAAGACCCCAATAATCCCCAAGTCCCTCGGTGGGGCACGGCTGGCGCCACGTCCGACGGGTGTCCCACCCCGCCCGGCTCGACCTCCAATGGTTGTGTGGTGAGTGGCCGGCTGTCGCGGCTGGAAATGTCCTCGGGGAATGTCTCGACTGGGACGGAATCGGTCCTCATCGAGGGATGGGGCCAGCAGTATCCCAGCCATTCGGTTGGGACCATCATGTTCGGCATGGACGGGGCGCTCTACGCGTCGGCGGGCGATGGCGCCAGCTTTACCTTTGCCGATTACGGGCAGGGCGGTTGCCTTGCCCCCTGCCAGCCAAATGATACCCCGCCGAATCCGTTAGGAGATCCGCCGGTAGGAATTGGTGAATTGCAGACCTCGCCCACGGCGGAAGGGGGTGCGACCAGATCTCAGAGCCTGCGCCGGGTCAGCGGACCGACGGTCCTCGATGGCGCGATCATTCGAGTGGATCCCACTACGGGGGCAGGCCTTCCCGATAACCCCTCCTCCGCCAGTGCAGACCCCAACGCCCGCCGCATCGTGGGCTACGGGTTTCGCAACCCCTTTCGGTTTACGTTTCGGCCTGGCACCACTGAACTCTGGGTCGGAGACGTCGGCTGGAACCGCTGGGAAGAGATTAACCGGATCCCCAATCCCCTGGCGCCTTCCGTGCGCAACTTCGGCTGGCCCTGTTACGAAGGCTCTGTCCTTCAGCAGCCGGGCTACGTTCCGCTTAAACTAAACATTTGTGAAAGCCTCTACTCCCAGGCCGGTGGACACACGGCCCCCTACTTTGCCTACAGTCATAGCGAGAAGGTGGTGGCGGGAGAAACCTGTCCCACCGGCAGTTCATCCATCACGGGACTGGCGTTCTATCAGGGGAGCACCTATCCCGCGGCGTACCAGGGGGCGCTATTCTTCGCCGACTATTCCCGTAATTGTATTTGGGTCATGTTTAAAGGGGCAGACGGCCTGCCTGATCCGGCGACCATGGCCACGTTTGTCGCCGGCGCGGCGAGCCCCGTCGAACTGCAGATTGGGCCCGGGGGCGACCTGTTCTATGTGGATCTCAGTGGCGGAACCGTCCGCCGGATTCAGTTCACCAGGGGCAACCAGACCCCGACCGCGGTCATTCAGGCTACGCCGTCGTCTGGGCCGGCCCCTCTTACTGTCACCTTCTCTTCAACAGGCTCCTCGGACCCGGACGGCGATCCCATCAGCTATAGCTGGAACTTCGGGGATGGCGGGACCTCGACGCAACCTAACCCAATCCATACGTACGGAAGCATAGGAACATTTACTGCGGTGCTGACCGTTACCGATTCATTAGGCGCATCCAGCAAGGATCAAGTAACCATTTCAGCGGGAAACAGCAAACCCACGGCGTTTATTGATGCGCCGGCTGCGACGACCCAATGGAAGGTCGACCAATCGATTACCTTTACCGGCCACGCCACCGATCCGAACCAGGGCACGCTCCCGCCCTCCGCGTTTTTGTGGGAGATCATCCTGCATCATTGTCCCTCGAATTGTCATACGCATTCGATTCAGAATTTCTCCGACGTCACCACATCATCCTTTTCGACCTTTGATCACGATTACCCGTCGCACATCGAGATTAAACTGACGGTGACGGATGCGGGGGGGCTGACGGACACCAAGAGCGTCCTCCTTTATCCACGAACTGTCGCACTGAACTTTGAATCAACTCCGTCAGGCTTACAGCTAACTGTAGGGAGTAGCAGCTCTCTCACACCTTTTACGAGAACGGTCATCCTGGGCTCCACGAACTCCGTCAGTGCCGTCACTCCCCAGGCCATGGGAGGCACAAACTATGAGTTTGTGTCTTGGTCTGATGGAGGCAACCAATCACATAATATTGTCGGAACCGCTGCTGCGACCTATATCGCCACCTACGAGGTCGCAACCGAGCCGATTCCTTCCCCCACTCCTAGCCCTACCCCTAGTGGTGACGTTGGCGGTGGTGGTTGTACGCTCAACAGATCGGGAACGGGTGATGCGCTGCTGCCATTGTTGTTTCTTATTGTCCTTGGCCTGTTCTTTTTGAGAATAAAGCGGCGCGTGAATAAGGCTGACCGCACATCGGTCTAA
- the mrtJ gene encoding JDVT-CTERM system glutamic-type intramembrane protease, producing the protein MSRANFYETLGRLGLRWPPTLLGDLTFLLCAGVAPLAWAIMAWAVPVHSMSLIQVWSLGFASVVVWYPFWEELLFRGLLQGELIERGWIRPWVCGLSGANISISLLFTVFHLWSHSPIWAVLVFFPSLIFGYLRERFDSTVPSILMHMWYNGGYFFFIGSSQPSTGSDIH; encoded by the coding sequence GTGTCGAGAGCCAATTTTTATGAGACACTCGGTCGGCTAGGGCTCCGCTGGCCCCCAACATTATTGGGAGATTTAACATTTCTCCTTTGTGCTGGGGTTGCTCCGTTGGCGTGGGCCATTATGGCATGGGCTGTTCCCGTTCATTCGATGTCTCTTATCCAAGTATGGTCGTTGGGCTTTGCCTCAGTGGTAGTCTGGTACCCTTTCTGGGAAGAGCTGCTGTTTAGAGGATTGCTGCAGGGCGAACTCATCGAGCGTGGCTGGATACGACCCTGGGTATGTGGTTTGAGCGGCGCCAACATTTCGATCTCTCTCTTGTTTACAGTCTTTCACCTCTGGAGCCATAGCCCGATCTGGGCGGTCCTGGTGTTCTTCCCCTCGCTGATCTTTGGCTATCTTCGTGAGCGGTTCGATTCCACGGTTCCCTCGATTCTCATGCACATGTGGTACAACGGCGGGTACTTTTTCTTCATCGGTTCCTCTCAGCCTTCCACCGGGTCCGACATCCATTGA
- a CDS encoding response regulator transcription factor, which yields MLRILIADDFPLFRRGVKDLLTDGLGSITVGECDNAHDLLELVRCGKWDVVILDISMPGTTGTEALKRLKAERPDLPVIVLSLHPEDQYAVRMFKAGADAYLMKASAPEELISAVKKVSSGGQYVGASLGEKLAHLLRPGSENVLHNQLSDREFEVMRFLASGKTVSEIAETMHLGVSTVSTYRSRILEKLQLKNNAELMHYAVEQGIT from the coding sequence ATGCTGAGAATTTTGATTGCCGACGACTTTCCGCTCTTCCGGCGTGGAGTGAAGGATCTGCTGACCGACGGGCTGGGTTCCATCACGGTCGGGGAATGCGACAACGCCCACGATCTGCTGGAACTGGTCAGATGCGGGAAGTGGGATGTCGTCATCCTGGATATCTCCATGCCCGGCACGACCGGCACCGAGGCCCTCAAGCGGCTGAAGGCGGAGCGCCCCGACCTTCCCGTCATCGTGCTCAGCCTGCATCCGGAAGATCAATACGCCGTCCGCATGTTCAAAGCGGGAGCGGATGCCTATCTGATGAAGGCCAGCGCTCCGGAGGAACTCATCAGTGCCGTGAAGAAGGTCTCTTCGGGTGGGCAGTATGTGGGTGCTTCACTCGGGGAAAAGCTCGCACATCTCCTTCGCCCGGGCTCGGAAAACGTGCTGCACAACCAGCTGTCCGACCGCGAATTCGAGGTCATGCGTTTCCTCGCGTCAGGGAAAACCGTCTCTGAAATCGCAGAGACCATGCATCTCGGGGTAAGCACGGTGAGCACCTACCGCTCCCGCATTCTTGAGAAACTCCAACTCAAGAACAACGCCGAACTGATGCATTACGCGGTTGAACAGGGAATCACATAG
- a CDS encoding response regulator transcription factor: protein MSDTGAAMPTLTIAILSSQCLVWLGLQKILETSATARMVMHCYPGRTADLLRAENRPNVFILDLETEHDAPGTIHQIRQSAPTSKIVLLCGLEDQARTREAFAAGVDGIILKVQPPEVVLAVIEALSAAVKPQPSVEREGAMKLGLGRSFTKQAEPAPPPPAWPDALTEREREIIRLVGQGLSNKDIAYKLSISDSTVRHHMTNIFDKVGVPNRQKLLVHAHHARFPPL, encoded by the coding sequence ATGAGCGACACCGGTGCCGCAATGCCCACCCTCACGATCGCGATACTGAGCAGTCAGTGTCTCGTGTGGTTGGGCTTACAGAAAATTCTCGAAACCAGCGCGACCGCCCGAATGGTTATGCACTGTTACCCCGGCAGGACAGCTGACCTGCTCCGCGCCGAGAACCGACCCAACGTGTTCATCCTGGATCTGGAGACCGAGCACGACGCCCCGGGCACCATCCACCAGATTCGACAGTCCGCCCCGACCAGTAAGATCGTGTTGTTGTGCGGACTGGAGGACCAGGCCCGCACGCGCGAGGCGTTTGCTGCCGGGGTCGACGGCATCATCCTCAAGGTTCAACCACCTGAAGTCGTGCTCGCGGTGATTGAAGCGCTGTCTGCCGCCGTGAAGCCCCAGCCCTCTGTGGAACGGGAGGGCGCGATGAAGCTGGGCCTCGGGCGCTCCTTCACGAAGCAGGCGGAACCCGCCCCACCGCCACCGGCCTGGCCCGACGCCTTGACCGAGCGGGAACGCGAGATCATCCGTTTGGTAGGACAGGGCCTCTCGAACAAAGACATCGCCTACAAATTATCGATTAGTGACAGTACGGTCCGACACCACATGACGAACATTTTCGACAAGGTCGGCGTGCCCAATCGACAGAAGCTCCTGGTCCACGCACATCATGCCCGCTTCCCACCTCTCTAG
- a CDS encoding DUF2934 domain-containing protein → MIFRKLQHGPKTGSEAKVQEPPKESIEGLSMQITDEAHARIARAAYQLYEQRDRQDGHDLDDWLEAERRVVVPLVGRTGDAWS, encoded by the coding sequence ATGATATTCAGAAAACTTCAGCATGGACCAAAGACGGGTAGTGAGGCGAAGGTGCAGGAACCGCCGAAAGAAAGCATCGAAGGCTTATCTATGCAGATAACGGATGAGGCTCATGCTCGTATCGCGCGAGCGGCCTATCAACTCTATGAACAGCGCGATCGGCAAGATGGTCATGACCTTGATGACTGGTTGGAAGCCGAGCGCCGAGTGGTCGTACCACTGGTTGGTCGAACAGGAGATGCGTGGTCATGA
- a CDS encoding glycosyltransferase has protein sequence MHLSIIIPAFNEARLIERCLQSVAASVAANSIPGFRSDVIVVDNNSTDNTAELARQAGARIVFEPINQISRARNAGAAHTTGDWLLFLDADSLLSPGLLGDIQRLIQDEKHVGCGSTLRMDGLPWWASMTLGFWTAVSVLCRWAAGALVVCRRDAFEDIGGFDQNVYASEEITLSKQLKQWGRQHGLRFTILTRHPLETSSRKVSLYSGREIAGQVFRVLLVPGRALRDKKQLSVWYDGRR, from the coding sequence ATGCATCTTTCTATCATTATTCCGGCCTTCAACGAAGCGCGGCTGATTGAACGATGTCTGCAATCTGTTGCCGCATCAGTCGCTGCTAACTCCATACCTGGTTTCAGGTCGGATGTCATTGTCGTCGACAACAACTCCACCGACAACACCGCCGAACTGGCCAGACAGGCTGGTGCTCGGATCGTCTTTGAACCAATCAATCAAATCAGCCGGGCACGCAATGCCGGTGCGGCTCACACAACCGGCGATTGGTTGCTGTTCTTGGACGCCGACAGCCTGTTGAGCCCCGGCCTGCTCGGCGATATCCAACGACTGATTCAAGATGAAAAACACGTCGGTTGCGGCAGTACGTTGCGTATGGACGGATTGCCATGGTGGGCGAGCATGACGCTCGGATTCTGGACCGCCGTTTCGGTTCTCTGTCGGTGGGCAGCCGGAGCGTTGGTGGTGTGTCGGCGTGATGCATTTGAGGATATCGGTGGGTTCGACCAAAACGTCTACGCGTCAGAGGAAATCACCCTCAGCAAACAGCTCAAACAGTGGGGGCGGCAGCACGGCCTTCGATTCACCATCTTGACCAGACATCCATTAGAGACATCGTCGCGCAAGGTTTCGCTCTATTCAGGCCGAGAGATTGCCGGCCAAGTCTTCCGCGTCCTGTTGGTTCCAGGAAGAGCCTTGCGTGACAAGAAGCAGTTATCTGTTTGGTATGACGGCCGGCGCTGA